Proteins from one Paenibacillus amylolyticus genomic window:
- the urtD gene encoding urea ABC transporter ATP-binding protein UrtD, with product MSKSLGKNLKSTEDSAVLIAEDITVAFGGFVAVKGMNLKLHEHDLHFLIGPNGAGKTTMLDVICGKTKPVSGSVKIADGTDLTRLREHQIVRKGIGRKFQAPSIFTGLTVQENLTLAAETRRSPLQAIGIRRYGKMSAVMERVTLQIGLQDRVDARAGALSHGEKQWLEIGMLLLQEPRVLLLDEPAAGMTDEETHKTGRLLQEIARERSVVVVEHDMEFVREFAAKVTVMHEGKLLKEGTMAEVQADPKVAEVYLGKRRDDHAVAATN from the coding sequence ATGTCCAAGTCACTCGGGAAAAACCTAAAGTCTACTGAGGATTCAGCGGTCCTGATAGCTGAGGATATTACGGTGGCCTTTGGCGGGTTCGTTGCTGTCAAAGGAATGAATCTGAAGCTGCATGAGCATGATCTGCATTTTCTGATTGGACCGAATGGTGCAGGGAAAACCACGATGCTGGATGTCATATGTGGTAAAACGAAACCCGTGTCTGGTTCGGTGAAGATCGCGGATGGCACGGACTTGACGCGACTGAGGGAACACCAGATTGTTCGCAAAGGGATAGGACGCAAATTCCAGGCGCCATCGATCTTCACAGGTCTGACGGTGCAGGAGAATCTGACGCTGGCGGCGGAGACTCGTCGTTCCCCTTTGCAAGCCATCGGTATTCGTCGATATGGGAAAATGAGTGCTGTCATGGAGCGTGTTACTCTCCAGATTGGTCTGCAGGATCGCGTCGATGCGCGTGCAGGGGCGTTATCACATGGGGAGAAGCAGTGGCTGGAGATCGGCATGTTGCTGCTGCAGGAGCCACGTGTGTTGTTGCTGGACGAACCAGCCGCAGGCATGACGGATGAAGAAACACACAAGACCGGGCGGCTTCTGCAAGAGATTGCGCGTGAACGCTCGGTTGTGGTGGTGGAGCATGATATGGAGTTTGTACGAGAGTTCGCAGCTAAGGTAACAGTAATGCATGAAGGGAAACTGCTGAAGGAAGGTACGATGGCCGAGGTACAGGCAGACCCGAAAGTAGCAGAAGTGTATCTGGGCAAAAGGAGGGATGACCATGCTGTCGCTGCAACGAATTGA
- the urtC gene encoding urea ABC transporter permease subunit UrtC, which translates to MSALLKTGSLKMRIIWAVVLIMMCLAPLISTEFRLSLLAKFLALAILAIGLDLIWGYGGVLSLGHGVFFGLGGYAMAMYLKLQASGTTLPDFMGWSGLSGLPWFWEPFRSFPVALLLGIALPALLAFALGWFTFRNRITGVYFTILTQALVLITVTLFVGKQEWTGGTNGITGYNSIFGFTLHSAGTTIVLYYITLAVLVIAYVLCRRMVNSRFGQVLEAARDGENRVRFLGYDPAGYKTLAFAFSGALAGIAGMLFVLQVGIISPSMMGIVPSIEMVLWVALGGRGTLIGAVIGAVVLNAAKTGISEAYPEGWLFVIGGLFVTVVLFMPNGIVGVYRHVVRLLKRRGESAHVQVTREKPKVY; encoded by the coding sequence ATGTCGGCATTACTCAAGACTGGCAGTCTGAAAATGAGGATTATCTGGGCGGTTGTACTGATCATGATGTGTCTTGCTCCGCTGATCTCCACGGAGTTTCGTCTGAGTCTGTTAGCCAAGTTTTTGGCGCTGGCGATCCTGGCCATCGGTCTCGATCTGATCTGGGGGTATGGGGGTGTGCTGAGTCTTGGGCATGGGGTGTTCTTTGGTCTGGGTGGATACGCGATGGCGATGTATCTGAAACTTCAGGCCAGTGGAACGACGCTTCCTGACTTCATGGGCTGGAGTGGTCTCAGTGGTCTGCCCTGGTTCTGGGAACCGTTTCGCTCTTTCCCCGTGGCCCTGCTATTGGGGATAGCCCTTCCGGCATTGCTCGCCTTTGCTCTGGGGTGGTTTACGTTTCGTAACCGGATCACCGGTGTTTATTTTACCATCCTGACTCAGGCTCTGGTTCTCATCACAGTGACGTTATTTGTTGGCAAACAGGAATGGACGGGTGGAACGAATGGCATTACCGGATATAATTCGATCTTTGGTTTTACCCTTCATTCTGCTGGAACAACAATTGTTCTCTACTATATAACGCTTGCTGTTCTGGTGATTGCGTATGTACTCTGTCGACGAATGGTGAACAGTCGTTTCGGTCAGGTGCTCGAAGCGGCGCGTGATGGAGAGAATCGGGTGCGATTCCTCGGATATGATCCGGCAGGATATAAAACGCTGGCTTTTGCTTTTTCCGGTGCGCTTGCAGGTATTGCGGGCATGTTGTTTGTTCTTCAGGTCGGTATTATCTCGCCATCCATGATGGGTATTGTTCCTTCCATTGAGATGGTCCTCTGGGTTGCACTGGGTGGTCGCGGTACGCTTATTGGAGCGGTCATCGGAGCGGTGGTGTTGAATGCAGCCAAAACAGGCATAAGTGAAGCGTACCCCGAAGGGTGGCTGTTTGTCATTGGCGGGCTCTTTGTAACGGTAGTCTTGTTCATGCCAAACGGAATTGTGGGTGTGTATCGTCATGTCGTTCGCTTGCTGAAACGGAGAGGAGAGAGTGCGCATGTCCAAGTCACTCGGGAAAAACCTAAAGTCTACTGA
- a CDS encoding urease subunit gamma, protein MHWTEQEKEKLLITVAANLARERRARGLKLNVPEAIALLTSELMERARDGMSVAELMRYGGTILTHEDCMDGVPDMIPEVQVEATFPDGTKLVTVHEPIR, encoded by the coding sequence TTGCACTGGACTGAGCAGGAAAAGGAAAAACTCCTGATTACCGTGGCCGCCAACCTCGCCCGTGAACGAAGAGCACGCGGGCTCAAGTTGAATGTTCCCGAAGCCATCGCCTTGTTGACCTCCGAACTCATGGAGCGGGCACGGGATGGCATGAGTGTTGCCGAATTAATGAGATACGGAGGCACCATCCTGACACACGAAGACTGTATGGATGGCGTTCCCGATATGATCCCTGAAGTACAGGTAGAAGCCACATTTCCTGACGGTACCAAACTGGTTACCGTACATGAACCCATACGCTGA
- a CDS encoding MgtC/SapB family protein — MEVEYLMRVLIAGICGVLIGYERKNRMKEAGIRTHFVVAVGAALMMIVSKYGFQDQAGWANLSLDPSRIAAQVVSGVGFIGAGMIFTQRHTVRGLTTAAGIWATAGMGLAVGSGLYWTGAGVTLLIVVAQMLLHRPTRWLVSARTETLTIHLQKEGEALKRVLALLGREKISVIGFKTEQQTSTDSVEETVLEFTLQLPGSYRGEQLIILLQDVPHVRSAELK, encoded by the coding sequence ATGGAAGTGGAATACTTGATGCGTGTACTCATAGCTGGAATATGTGGTGTGCTAATCGGATATGAGCGCAAGAACCGAATGAAAGAGGCAGGCATTCGTACTCATTTTGTGGTTGCTGTCGGCGCTGCACTGATGATGATTGTGTCGAAGTATGGATTCCAGGATCAGGCTGGCTGGGCCAATCTGTCTCTGGATCCGTCAAGGATCGCTGCACAAGTCGTTAGCGGTGTGGGTTTCATTGGAGCGGGCATGATCTTCACACAGCGGCACACGGTCAGGGGATTGACCACAGCGGCAGGCATATGGGCTACGGCAGGCATGGGACTTGCTGTAGGATCAGGTCTGTATTGGACAGGTGCAGGCGTGACACTGCTTATTGTCGTGGCACAGATGCTGCTGCATAGGCCCACACGCTGGCTGGTATCTGCCCGAACAGAGACGTTAACCATCCATCTGCAAAAGGAGGGAGAGGCCCTGAAGCGGGTTCTGGCACTGCTGGGACGGGAGAAGATATCAGTCATCGGATTTAAGACAGAACAGCAAACAAGCACAGACTCCGTAGAAGAGACTGTGCTTGAATTCACGTTGCAACTGCCGGGTTCATACCGGGGCGAGCAACTGATTATTTTGTTACAGGACGTGCCTCATGTTCGATCTGCTGAGTTAAAATGA
- a CDS encoding helix-turn-helix domain-containing protein, translating to MQSIYERIEHLIAERGMTKKAFCQQLKISTGNLGDWKRGKSIPSTNKLIEIASFFDVSLDWLMIGRPSKEAMVREKREDYFFDVLRQLNCQESELSTVEQSFISEYIEFTRYRKSKESKDAGDYRYKSENRSESNPEENEA from the coding sequence ATGCAGTCGATCTATGAGCGAATTGAACACCTGATTGCCGAAAGAGGAATGACCAAGAAGGCTTTCTGCCAACAGCTGAAGATTAGCACGGGCAATCTGGGTGACTGGAAACGTGGCAAGTCTATTCCGAGTACGAATAAATTAATTGAGATTGCTTCGTTTTTTGATGTGAGCCTTGACTGGCTCATGATTGGTCGTCCATCGAAGGAAGCGATGGTTCGGGAAAAACGGGAGGATTATTTTTTTGACGTTTTGCGGCAATTGAATTGCCAGGAAAGTGAATTATCGACTGTGGAACAGTCTTTTATCAGCGAATATATTGAGTTCACCCGTTACCGCAAATCCAAGGAAAGCAAGGATGCAGGCGACTATCGTTATAAGTCTGAGAACAGATCAGAGAGCAATCCAGAAGAGAACGAAGCGTAA
- a CDS encoding urease subunit beta gives MIPGEYRLKPDDDIICHPDRPTIRLIVLNRGDRPVQVGSHVHFYEVNAALDFDRASAFGHRLHIPAGTAVRFEPGEEKPVELTTFGGKRQIHGFNGLTEGSADQAPDPEKLETFLKMFSPPIQDNGGEPS, from the coding sequence ATGATTCCTGGTGAATATCGCTTGAAACCAGATGACGATATCATCTGTCATCCGGATCGTCCAACCATACGACTGATTGTCCTTAACCGCGGCGACCGCCCTGTCCAGGTTGGGTCTCACGTTCACTTCTATGAAGTTAATGCGGCACTGGACTTCGATCGCGCTTCCGCTTTTGGACATCGCCTGCATATTCCGGCAGGCACCGCAGTCCGTTTCGAACCCGGTGAAGAGAAACCGGTCGAACTTACGACCTTTGGCGGCAAACGCCAGATACACGGGTTCAACGGATTAACGGAAGGCTCTGCGGATCAGGCCCCTGATCCAGAGAAACTGGAGACATTCCTGAAGATGTTCTCCCCTCCCATACAAGACAACGGAGGTGAACCTTCATGA
- the cmpA gene encoding cortex morphogenetic protein CmpA, translated as MPQWLCNQLMRAFHKKDSRQIKLLNECWFFYRNKPANGTPRSVENEL; from the coding sequence TTGCCTCAATGGCTTTGCAATCAACTGATGCGTGCATTTCACAAAAAGGACAGCCGGCAAATCAAGTTGCTGAACGAATGCTGGTTCTTTTATCGCAACAAACCAGCAAATGGCACACCACGCAGTGTAGAGAACGAACTTTAA
- a CDS encoding SprT family protein: MENEELQRWIEQVSLDHFGVPFTHEALFNSRLTTTGGRYMLKSHRIEINPHQLEAYGRDEVEKIIKHELCHYHLHIRGRGYQHRDPEFKALLQKVGGSRFCQSLPDGKGRKPLPYRYKLVCKSCGTEYLRKRKIDPKRYRCGRCAGKLGLQNI, from the coding sequence ATGGAAAATGAGGAATTGCAACGATGGATTGAACAGGTATCACTGGATCATTTCGGAGTGCCGTTCACCCATGAAGCGTTGTTTAACAGTCGCCTGACCACGACGGGTGGGCGTTATATGCTCAAAAGTCACCGGATTGAGATCAATCCGCATCAACTCGAAGCCTACGGGCGAGATGAGGTTGAAAAGATCATCAAGCATGAACTCTGTCACTATCATCTGCATATTCGTGGGCGCGGTTATCAGCATCGTGACCCGGAATTCAAGGCTTTATTGCAGAAGGTGGGCGGCTCCCGTTTCTGCCAATCGCTTCCTGACGGCAAAGGCAGAAAGCCGCTGCCGTATCGTTATAAGCTGGTGTGCAAGAGCTGTGGTACGGAATATTTGCGTAAGCGGAAAATAGATCCAAAGCGTTACCGCTGTGGTCGTTGTGCGGGAAAACTGGGCCTTCAGAATATTTGA
- a CDS encoding urease accessory protein UreF: MMNSGTKLLRYVQLLDSALPIGGFSHSFGLEAYTHDGTVRNTAQLEQFVRSQLHSSLVRIDGLAIKGVYQAIQQQDAALLALYDKRVHAQRSPREMRESGHKMGKRLLKLARSLYPWMDFSLIDEAIREYGAYCGITTIHGYINYQLEIGLDEAVTGHLYTSVNAYVNSALRLLPIGQTEAQMLIQKLLGDIEAEWALIRDNDPEDMHSFGIAQEIYAMRHETLPARLFMS; the protein is encoded by the coding sequence ATGATGAATAGTGGCACAAAGCTGCTTCGTTACGTTCAACTACTGGATTCAGCCCTGCCCATCGGTGGTTTCTCTCATTCCTTCGGTCTGGAAGCTTACACCCATGACGGCACCGTGCGGAATACTGCGCAGCTTGAACAGTTTGTTCGCAGCCAGCTTCATTCCAGTCTAGTGCGAATAGATGGCCTTGCCATCAAGGGTGTCTATCAGGCGATACAACAACAAGATGCCGCTCTACTTGCCCTGTATGACAAACGTGTCCACGCCCAGCGTTCCCCTCGTGAAATGAGGGAAAGTGGCCACAAGATGGGTAAGCGACTGCTCAAACTCGCCCGCTCACTTTATCCATGGATGGACTTTTCCCTGATCGATGAAGCCATACGGGAATACGGCGCGTATTGCGGCATCACGACCATACACGGTTATATCAACTATCAACTGGAGATTGGATTGGATGAAGCCGTTACCGGGCATCTGTATACCTCAGTTAACGCTTATGTGAACAGTGCACTTCGCCTGCTGCCCATCGGACAGACCGAAGCGCAGATGCTGATTCAGAAGCTGCTGGGTGATATCGAAGCGGAATGGGCACTCATTCGGGATAATGACCCGGAAGATATGCACAGCTTCGGAATTGCCCAGGAAATCTACGCCATGCGGCACGAGACCTTACCCGCGCGGCTGTTTATGTCTTAA
- a CDS encoding XRE family transcriptional regulator, with protein sequence MNKNKKKPVTPFGWAIKRRLTELQVDQKTFCEQHGIPPYRLSNLIHGTRKATRFRHMVADILDIPDELR encoded by the coding sequence TTGAACAAGAACAAGAAAAAACCGGTGACTCCGTTCGGATGGGCCATCAAACGACGGCTGACTGAACTGCAAGTGGACCAGAAAACCTTTTGTGAACAGCACGGCATCCCACCCTACCGTTTATCCAATCTCATTCACGGCACACGTAAAGCAACCCGATTCAGGCACATGGTTGCTGACATCTTGGATATTCCAGATGAACTGAGATAA
- the urtB gene encoding urea ABC transporter permease subunit UrtB, protein MDMFVLQMFNGLSISSILLLIALGLAVTFGLMNVINMAHGELIMIGAYATYVTQNLFMSYAPAAWFGAYFVVALPIAFIVAALIGWLLEVVLIRHLYGRPLDSLLATWGVGMMLQQLARTIFGAPNVGVSSPAWLNGGLAISDGIIFPYKRIFIIALVAVVLLCMYLYIYRTSSGRRMRAVMQNRSMAGCLGISTRRVDGMTFAIGSGIAGIAGCALTLIGPIGPSLGTYYIVDAFMVVVLGGVGKLVGTVCGALGIGMFNTLFETYTSASIGKVLVFVCIVAFLQWKPRGLVAMRTRSLD, encoded by the coding sequence ATGGATATGTTTGTTCTGCAGATGTTCAATGGTCTGAGTATCAGTTCAATTTTGTTGTTGATTGCACTTGGTCTGGCGGTAACGTTTGGGCTGATGAATGTAATCAATATGGCTCACGGTGAACTGATTATGATCGGTGCATATGCAACGTATGTAACACAAAATCTGTTCATGTCCTATGCTCCAGCAGCGTGGTTTGGTGCCTACTTTGTTGTTGCTTTGCCGATTGCGTTCATTGTAGCTGCTCTGATTGGCTGGTTGCTCGAAGTGGTGCTGATCAGGCATCTGTATGGCAGACCTCTAGATAGTCTGCTTGCGACATGGGGAGTAGGCATGATGCTGCAACAACTGGCTCGTACGATATTCGGTGCGCCGAATGTGGGGGTATCCAGTCCGGCTTGGCTCAATGGGGGATTGGCGATCTCGGACGGCATTATATTTCCGTACAAGCGAATTTTCATTATCGCACTGGTTGCGGTTGTGCTGCTGTGTATGTATCTCTATATCTATCGAACATCTTCGGGAAGACGAATGAGGGCTGTAATGCAGAACCGGAGTATGGCAGGGTGTCTTGGGATTTCGACCCGACGGGTGGATGGCATGACCTTTGCCATTGGTTCGGGCATCGCCGGAATCGCTGGTTGTGCGCTAACACTTATCGGTCCCATTGGTCCCTCCCTTGGTACGTATTATATTGTGGATGCGTTCATGGTGGTTGTGTTGGGCGGGGTGGGAAAATTGGTTGGTACCGTGTGCGGTGCGCTAGGGATCGGCATGTTCAACACACTGTTCGAAACATATACCTCGGCCTCCATTGGCAAGGTGCTTGTGTTTGTATGTATCGTTGCTTTTCTGCAATGGAAACCACGTGGCTTGGTCGCGATGCGCACACGGAGTCTCGATTAA
- a CDS encoding urease accessory protein UreD, which produces MNMALTRINSSSVPMGTEIIRNESPGEPVTRRSELRATFSFQGERTVMTDRYYSAPLRFSRSFRPPGGGSELCIYTSDVSPGVLNGDHYHSEWVLGEGTHVMLSSTSATRLHPTPSLPSSVKHHFQLGKGATLEYFPECVIPFKGSSSSLAVTFELEDQAILAYADIWSAGRIHRGEAFQFERYRSLTEIWQGEQLAVWDRFGLEPETDDPTHSASLFHYTHTAALWMIAPGLGTAELELVRSALPPDGRMLAGASLLANGGSAFDCLAWRLGSFKNSAFRYGTHFVPFCSAKKLLSFVNKDMKHR; this is translated from the coding sequence ATGAACATGGCACTCACTCGCATTAATTCATCTTCTGTTCCCATGGGGACAGAGATCATTCGGAATGAAAGTCCAGGTGAACCCGTCACGCGCCGCAGCGAGCTTCGGGCCACCTTCTCCTTTCAAGGAGAGCGGACGGTCATGACCGATCGTTATTACAGTGCACCACTCCGGTTTAGCCGATCCTTTCGACCTCCCGGGGGCGGAAGCGAATTATGCATTTACACGTCAGATGTCTCTCCCGGAGTCCTTAACGGGGATCACTATCATTCCGAGTGGGTCTTGGGCGAAGGAACTCATGTCATGCTCAGCAGTACGTCAGCTACGAGGCTTCATCCCACACCATCACTTCCTTCATCCGTCAAGCATCATTTTCAGTTGGGAAAAGGAGCCACACTGGAATACTTTCCTGAATGCGTCATTCCCTTCAAGGGTAGCTCTTCTTCACTCGCTGTAACCTTTGAGCTGGAAGACCAGGCGATCCTGGCCTATGCAGACATCTGGTCTGCCGGACGGATTCACCGGGGAGAGGCTTTCCAATTCGAGCGTTACCGAAGCTTGACGGAGATATGGCAAGGCGAGCAACTGGCTGTCTGGGATCGATTCGGACTTGAACCGGAAACCGACGATCCCACACACTCAGCCTCCCTCTTTCACTATACGCATACCGCCGCGTTGTGGATGATCGCCCCCGGCCTGGGTACTGCCGAGTTGGAGCTGGTCAGATCCGCATTGCCGCCCGATGGACGAATGCTGGCAGGTGCGAGCTTGTTGGCAAATGGGGGATCGGCGTTCGACTGCTTGGCCTGGCGGCTTGGGAGCTTCAAGAACAGTGCCTTCAGATATGGAACACACTTCGTCCCCTTCTGCTCGGCAAAGAAACTCTTGTCTTTCGTAAATAAGGACATGAAGCATCGTTAA
- the ureG gene encoding urease accessory protein UreG, giving the protein MCGGANHTHHPEWERKAFDRSRPMRIGIGGPVGSGKTALVEKLSKALRTRYSLAVITNDIYTKEDAEILLRQNALAPERIIGVETGGCPHTAIREDASMNFEAVDELIERFPDLQLIFIESGGDNLSAAFSPELADVFIYIIDVAQGEKLPRKGGPGITRSDLLLINKTDLAPYVGASLEVMKNDTERVREGRPYVMSNLMSGEGVSEIIHWLEHQYMDDDASAAHLHSHSHEHGTHSH; this is encoded by the coding sequence ATGTGTGGAGGAGCTAATCATACGCATCATCCGGAGTGGGAACGCAAGGCATTTGATCGGAGTCGTCCGATGCGAATTGGAATTGGCGGACCGGTAGGTTCAGGTAAAACAGCGCTTGTGGAGAAGTTGTCCAAGGCACTTCGTACACGTTATAGTCTCGCGGTCATCACCAATGACATCTATACCAAGGAAGATGCCGAGATCTTGCTGCGCCAGAATGCCTTGGCACCAGAGCGCATTATCGGTGTAGAGACAGGCGGATGCCCGCATACCGCTATTCGCGAGGATGCCTCCATGAATTTTGAAGCGGTTGACGAGTTGATTGAACGCTTCCCTGATCTTCAACTGATCTTCATCGAGAGCGGCGGCGACAATCTCTCTGCTGCCTTCAGTCCGGAACTGGCTGATGTGTTCATCTACATTATCGACGTTGCCCAAGGAGAGAAACTCCCGCGCAAAGGCGGTCCTGGCATCACGCGTTCAGACCTGCTGTTAATCAACAAAACCGACCTCGCTCCATACGTTGGAGCAAGCCTGGAAGTTATGAAAAATGATACCGAGCGAGTACGCGAAGGCCGCCCTTATGTCATGTCCAATCTAATGAGCGGTGAAGGTGTATCCGAGATCATCCACTGGCTCGAACATCAATATATGGATGACGATGCTTCCGCTGCACATCTGCACTCACACAGCCATGAACATGGCACTCACTCGCATTAA
- the urtE gene encoding urea ABC transporter ATP-binding subunit UrtE — MLSLQRIESGYGESNVLRGVNLDVQPGQVVCLMGRNGVGKTTLMKTLMGLLKTRKGSIQWGNQELSTLDTAKRARAGIGYVPQGREIFPQLTVKENLLLGLETSAPGVKTFPEDVLAMFPVLATMYGRQGGDLSGGQQQQLAFARALASRPGLLLLDEPTEGIQPSIVEDIRQVILQLKEKGDLSVLLVEQSIDFVRSAADYIYIMDKGTITLHGTPQELDMSQFEHHLSV, encoded by the coding sequence ATGCTGTCGCTGCAACGAATTGAATCCGGCTACGGGGAAAGCAATGTGCTACGTGGCGTAAACCTGGACGTACAGCCTGGACAGGTGGTGTGCCTCATGGGCCGTAACGGTGTAGGTAAAACAACATTGATGAAAACATTAATGGGCCTGCTCAAAACTCGTAAGGGAAGTATTCAGTGGGGAAATCAGGAGTTATCCACCTTGGACACAGCCAAGCGGGCAAGAGCTGGCATTGGTTATGTACCGCAGGGGCGGGAGATTTTCCCGCAGCTTACGGTGAAAGAAAACCTGTTGCTTGGCCTGGAGACAAGCGCGCCGGGGGTAAAGACGTTCCCGGAGGATGTGCTGGCGATGTTTCCAGTGCTTGCTACGATGTATGGACGGCAGGGCGGGGATCTGAGTGGCGGGCAGCAGCAACAGTTGGCATTCGCTCGTGCGTTGGCTTCACGTCCCGGGTTGTTACTGCTTGATGAGCCGACAGAAGGCATTCAGCCTTCTATCGTGGAGGACATTCGGCAGGTTATTTTGCAACTCAAGGAAAAGGGAGACCTCTCGGTTCTGCTGGTAGAGCAGAGTATTGATTTCGTACGGAGTGCCGCAGATTATATCTATATCATGGACAAAGGAACCATCACCTTGCATGGGACCCCGCAAGAACTGGATATGTCGCAGTTTGAACATCATCTGTCTGTGTGA
- the urtA gene encoding urea ABC transporter substrate-binding protein, with the protein MKKRSVKLWSILLGAVIVMTGCVEGTAPPEASGSGGTGEPAASGEPIKVGILHSLSGTMAISEVSVKDAEMLAIEEINAAGGVLGKQIEPVIEDGASDWPTFAEKAGKLLQQDKVAAVFGGWTSASRKAMLPVFEQNKGLLFYPVQYEGLESSPNIFYTGATTNQQIVPSVTWLLENRGKTFYLLGSDYVFPKTANQVIKAQLAAEGGEVVGEEYTPLGHTDYSTIISKIKAAKPDIVYNTLNGDSNVAFFKQLKDAGISSDQMTTLSVSVAEEEIRGIGADVLKGHLASWNYYQTTDTPENATFVAKYKEKYGADRVTADPIEAGYVAVYLWKAAVEKAGSTDVEKVKAAAKGLEFDAPEGKVTVDGENQHIYKTVRIGEVQEDGQFKELWNSGAAVKPDPYLKTYEWGASLSAK; encoded by the coding sequence TTGAAGAAGAGGTCGGTCAAGTTATGGAGTATTTTGCTCGGTGCAGTCATTGTAATGACAGGATGTGTGGAGGGCACTGCACCACCTGAAGCCTCAGGTTCGGGTGGTACAGGAGAGCCGGCTGCATCCGGTGAACCGATTAAAGTGGGCATTCTTCACTCCCTCAGCGGAACGATGGCAATCAGTGAGGTTTCTGTTAAAGATGCCGAGATGCTTGCTATTGAAGAGATTAATGCCGCGGGCGGAGTTCTGGGTAAACAGATCGAGCCGGTAATTGAGGATGGCGCTTCGGATTGGCCTACTTTTGCGGAGAAGGCTGGAAAACTGCTGCAACAAGATAAAGTCGCTGCTGTATTTGGCGGATGGACCTCTGCAAGTCGGAAGGCTATGCTCCCGGTATTCGAACAGAACAAGGGTCTTTTGTTTTACCCGGTGCAATATGAAGGATTGGAATCGTCGCCAAATATTTTTTATACAGGAGCAACAACGAATCAGCAGATCGTTCCATCCGTAACCTGGTTACTGGAGAACAGGGGCAAGACATTTTATCTGCTCGGTTCGGATTATGTTTTCCCGAAAACGGCCAATCAGGTCATTAAGGCACAACTCGCAGCAGAGGGCGGCGAAGTGGTGGGCGAGGAATATACACCGCTGGGACATACCGATTACAGTACCATCATTAGCAAAATCAAGGCTGCGAAGCCGGATATTGTATACAATACACTGAACGGAGACAGCAATGTGGCCTTCTTCAAACAATTGAAGGATGCCGGAATCTCTTCGGATCAGATGACAACCCTCTCGGTAAGTGTAGCGGAGGAAGAGATCCGTGGTATTGGCGCAGACGTATTGAAGGGGCATCTCGCTTCGTGGAACTATTATCAGACAACAGATACACCTGAGAATGCAACATTTGTTGCCAAGTACAAGGAAAAATACGGTGCTGATCGAGTGACGGCAGACCCGATTGAAGCGGGATATGTGGCAGTTTATCTCTGGAAGGCGGCAGTTGAAAAAGCAGGATCAACCGACGTGGAGAAGGTGAAGGCCGCTGCAAAGGGTCTGGAGTTTGATGCGCCGGAAGGTAAAGTGACTGTGGATGGAGAGAATCAGCATATCTACAAAACCGTACGGATCGGTGAGGTACAGGAAGATGGACAGTTCAAGGAATTGTGGAATTCCGGTGCGGCTGTCAAGCCGGACCCTTATCTGAAAACATATGAATGGGGAGCTTCCCTTAGCGCCAAATAA